TCGGTTAAGCTGCGGTCGTCGCGGGGTAAGACGTGGTGGCTGTCGCCTTCTACAAATCCGTGGCCGGGGAAGTGTTTGCCGCATGATTTCATACCGCCTTGGTTCAGGCCTTTTTGTAGCGCCAGCGCCAGTTCGGTAACAATTTCTGCGTCTCGGTGAAAGCTGCGGTTGCCGATGACGGCGCATTGTCCCCAATTTAAATCCAGTACGGGGGTAAAGGATAAGTCGATGCCGCAGGCGGATAATTCGGTGGCCAGTACCCGGCCGATTTTTTCGGCGGTGGCTTTGGCGGTTTCAGGGCCTTCGTTGTCCCACATTTCTCCCAATACGTTCATGGCGGGCAGGCGGGTAAAGCCGTCGATAAAGCGTTGTACGCGGCCTCCTTCGTGGTCGACGGCGATAATCAGCTCGGGCGTGCGGAGGGATTTGATTTCGTTTACCAGCTTTTTGAGCTGCGCGACGTTTTCAAAGTTGCGGCGGAACAGAATCACGCCGCCGACAGCGGGATCGAGCAGGCGTTGTTTTTCTTCTTCTGTCAGACGAAAGGCGTGGACATCGGCCATTACCGGGCCGCGCGGAAGGTTGGGTGTGGTCATATCGGGTCATTCCGTTGTTTTGCAGACGGCATTGTGTAAGATATGCCGTCTGAAAATTCGGTAAAACGAATAAAAGGTTGTTTGAATCAGGCGGTTTGTTTGTTTCGCAACAGTAAAATCAGCACCGCCAAGGAAACACCGGTTACGGCAAAACCGAGCAGGGCGGATTGGGTAAAGCCCAGCGTCAGGAAGCCGACGGCGGAAGCGGCTGCGACGGTCAGCGCGTAAGGAAGCTGGGTGGTGACGTGATCGATGTGGTTACATTGTGCGCCGGTGGAGGAAAGAATGGTGGTATCGGAAATCGGTGAACAATGGTCGCCGCATACTGCACCGGCCATCACTGCCGACATACACGGAATAATCAGACTCGGGTCGATTTTTACCGCCATTGCTGCGGCAATCGGCAGCATGATGCCGAAAGTTCCCCAACTGGTGCCGGTGGCAAAGGCCATGACGCTGCCGAGCAAAAACAGGATAAGCGGCAAAAAGCCCGGATTGATGTTGCCGGCAACCAAGGTGGAGAGGTATTCGCCGGTTTTCATGTCGCTGACAACGCTGCTGATGAGCCAAGCCAAAATCAGAATGGTAATTGCGCCAAACATGGATTTCATGCCCACCCATACGGCACGCGGATAGTCGGCCGTATCAATTTTGCCGAATGTGCAGAGCAGGACGGCCAAAATGCCGCATACGCCGCCGAATACCAGTGAAGTATTGACATCGGTATTTTCAAATGCGCCCAAAATGCTGAACGTTTCCAAGGCTTGTGCGCCGGTGTACATCATGGAAGCAAGGGTTGAGGCAATCAGCACCGCAACCGGAATAATCAGCGCGTAAACACGGCCTGTTTTGCCGTCTGCATTTTCGTGGGCGACATGGTTTTCCTTGAGCGCCGCACGTTCAAGCCGCGCCATCGAACCGATGTCGAAAGAGAAGTATGCCACCACAAACACCATAATCAGCGCAAACAGGGCGTAGTAGTTCATCAGGCTCATGGAAACGAACGCGCCAATCGGCGTATAACCCGTGATGTTGTAGGTAACAAGCAGGCCGGCGATGGTGGCGATAATGGAGGCGCCCCAACTGGATACCGGCATCAAGACGCACATCGGCGCAGCGGTGGAGTCCAAAATATAGGCCAGTTTGGCACGGGAAACTTTGAATTTGTCGGTAACGGGGCGGGCAATCGCGCCCACGGCAAGACTATGGAAGTAGTCGTCGATAAAGGTAACGAATACCAGACAGGCGGTCAGCAGTTTTGCGCCTCTGCGGTTTTTGATGTGGCGTTTTGCCCAATCTGCAAAGGCTTGGTTGCTGCCGGAGAAAGTCAGCAGGGAAGTGAAAATGCCGAGCAGCAGCAAAAACAGCAGGATTTTCGGTTTGTCCAATGCCCAAGCGCCGTCTGCCCATGTAAGGGAGACTGCAAGATTTTTCAGATGGGTTAAGCCGTCCAGAGGGTTGCCGCCTGTGAGCAGCAATACGCCGACGATAACGCCGATGCCCAGCGACAGCAGAACGCGGCGGGTGATAACGGCCAGCGCCAACGCGAGAAATGCAGGGACGACAGAAAGAACCGAATGTGAGTAATCGACTAATTGCATAGTAATATCATAAGGTTGGGTGATATTTTGCAGACGGCGTGTCTGCTTGGAAAACACGCCGTCTGCAAAATATCACGTTGGTATGGTGGCAAACAGCCTTTTGCAGCCATTCTATGGGTAGGTTGCTGCCGGAAGCCTGCGCTGATTGGTTGACGGCAAAATACCCGCCATCTAGGATAAATAGCGGGTATTCTATCATCAAATGACTGAATTATTGCAAATTTAAGGCCAAAAACAGCGTATCGCCGCCGCGCTGTACCAATAAGGGCACATTTTTACCCGAGTTCGCTAACGCTTCGCGGAAAGCGGCTTCGCTGTCCACGGCGATTTGTCCGACAGCGATGATTTCGTCGCCGCGTTTCAAGCCTGCACGCTCGGCCGCACCGCTGACACGGTTGACAATCAAACGGGGTTTGTTGCCGCCGCTGACGATTTGTAGTACCAAACCGGCTTCTTCAACGGCAAAACCTTGTACTTCGGCCGGCTGGTTCGGATTGTCGGGCGTGGCGGCGCCGATTTGCGAGGCGGTATTGGTGCTACCGAGCGTAACTTTAACGGAGACTTTTTCGCCTTTGCGCCACAATTCCAGCGCGACTTCCGTGCCCGGAGGCATGGCGCCGACCATGACCGGCAGATCGCTGGAGGAGCGGACTTCTTCACCGTTGACGCTGCGGACGATGTCGCCGACCTGCAAGCCTGCTTGGGCGGCCGGGCTGTTGGGCATGACTTTGGCAATCAATGCGCCGCTGGCTTTTTCCAAGCCGAACGATTGTGCCAAATCGTAAGAGACTTCTTGGATAATGACACCGAGCTGGCCGCGTTGTACTTTGCCGGTGGTTTTAAGCTGCTCGGCAACATTCATGGCCACATCAATCGGAATGGCAAAGGAAATGCCCATGAAACCGCCGCTGCGGCTGTAAATCTGTGAGTTGATGCCGACAACCTGACCTTTCAGGTCAAACAGCGGGCCGCCGGAGTTGCCCGGGTTGATGGCAACGTCGGTTTGGATAAACGGCGTGTAGTTTTCGTTTGGCAGGCTGCGGCCTTTGGCGGATACGATGCCGGCGGTGACGCTGTTGTCAAAGCCGAAAGGCGCGCCGATGGCGGCTACCCAGTCGCCCGGGCGCAGGTTTTTGGGGTTGCCGATTTTGACGGTGGGTAGACCGGTTGCTTCGATTTTCAGCAGTGCAACGTCGGATTGTGCGTCCGAACCGATGAGCTTGGCGGGATATTCGCGCTTGTCGTTGAGGAGGACTTTGATGTTGCCTTTGCCGGAAACAACGTGTGCGTTGGTCAGGATATAACCGTCTTGGCTGATCACGAATCCGGAGCCGAAGTTGGCATCGGCTTCTTCGTCCTGCGGAATTTCAGGCACGTTGGGCACAAGGCGTTTGAAAAACTCGTAAAACGGATCGCTTTCGGGCACTTGGTTTAAGTCCATGCTGCTGTCGGCAGCATTGCGCGGGGCTTTGGCGGCTTGGATATTGACGACGGCAGGGCCTTCGTTTTGAACCAGTTGGGCGAAGTCGGGCAGCAGCATTTGGACGCTGCCGTCTTTTTCAGAAGGCTCGATACGTTGAACCAGTTCTTTTTCCTGCGGTTCTTCATCGCTGCCGAACCAGCCACAGCCGCTCAACGCGAGCGCGGAAGCGGTCATCAGGGCGATATAGGTGTGTTTGAAGGGAGATGGTGCGCTCACGGCGTGTCCTTTTCGGTATATTTTGCCGTCTGTATGTTGGAGTGGCGCGGCATACAGGCGGTTTGGGTTGGGTGTGTGTTTTGCAGACGGCCTTAATGTGGGAAACATGGTGTGTTTGGATATTATCAAACGCTGTTCCGCTTTTATTGTTGGAAGTGTCCGCCGATGGGAGAAAATAGAATTTTACATTGTGGCGGATTTTTTTCAAGTGTGCGATTTGGAATGGTAAAAGCCGTCTGAAAAATGCGCGGCGGCATATTTTCAGACGGCTTTCCGGCAAGGGTTTACCAATAGCCCAGTACTTTCCACCAAATACCGCCGACTACGGCGAAAATCAGCAGGTTGACCACGCTCATGACAAAACCGGCTTTCCACCATTCGGATAAGGTTGTGAAGCCCGAACCGAAAATAACGGGAGAAGTACCTGTGGCGTAGTGGGTGAGTGTCATCATGATGCTGGAAGCGGCGGCCATCAGCAGGGCAAACAACATCGGCGGCGCACCCAAAGCCACGCCGGTGGCGTAGAAAGCGGCAAACATCGCGGTAATGTGGGCGGTGGTGCTGGCAAACATATAATGCGCGTAGAGATAAGCAAGCAGCAGCAGTGCGGACGCGCCTGCCCAGCCTAAACCGAGTGCGCCGATACCGGTTTCCAACACGCCGGAGAACCAGCCGATCAAGCCCAGTTTGTTCAGGAAGGTGGCCATCATCACCAATGCGGCAAACCAAGTGATGGTATCCCACGCGCTTTTTTCTTTCAGGATGTCGTCCCAAGTCAGCACGCCGGAGAGCAGCAGCAGGGCGAGGCCGATAAAGGCGGTGGTGGTGGCATTGACGGCAAATTCTTCACCGAACAACATCGCCGGAATACCTGCCCACAGGGTGAGCAGCAGGGCGAAAATGCCGAGCATGATGATTTCGCCACGGCTCATCGGACCCATCTGCTTGAGGTTTTCTTTGGCAAATTGCGCCGCATTTGGGGTTTCTTTGATTTCGGGCGGATACATCAGATACAGTACCAGCGGCATAACGGCCATGGCCACCAGACCCGGCAGCAGCATGGCGACTGCCCAAGTGCCCCAGCTTAACGAAATATCGCTGTTGGTGGCTTTGGCGACAATATCGACCACCAGAGGGTTGGGGGCGGTGGCGGTAATGAACATGGCAGAGGAAATCGGATTGCCGTGGTAGTTGACCAACGCCAGATATTTACCCATGCGGTTTTGGGTGTTTTTTTCCGGATCGGAATCATAGCTGGCGGCAATCGCTTTCATCACAGGGTGGATAATGCCGCCGCCGCGTGCGGTATTGGACGGCGTTACCGGCGCGAGCATGAGTTCGGAAATGGCCAAGCTGTAACCGATACCCAGCGTTTTCTTGCCCCAAACGGCGATAAACAGATAGCCGAAGCGTGCGCCGAGGCCGGTTTTCAGAATGCCGCGCGAAATCATAATCGCCACACCAATCAGCCAAATCAGCGGGCTGGAAAAGCTGGAGAGCGCGTCTTTCATCGCATCAGACGATTTTTCGGTGGTTACGCCGGTCAGTGCGACCAGCATGATGGCGACAATCGACAATGCGCCAATCGGCATGGCTTTACCGATGATTGCGGCAATCATGCCGACAAACATTGCCAGCAAATGCCATGCTTGCGGGGAAACCCCTTCGGGGACGGGAATCACGAACCATATCAGCAGCGCCAAGCCTACCGCGATGGCGGAAGGAATGGGCTTGAAGCCTAACTTGTCCATATTTTACTTTCTGTTTTGAGGATAAAAGAACCATGCGCGTGCGAAATACGTTGCCGAAAGCCAAATATTCATATTTGATTGTTTTGCAGACGGCATCATCGCGCTACGCTTTGATGGTATAGATTGTAATCCATCTTGATATTGTAAAGTATGACTTACGGCAAAGTATTCAGGCTTGATAGAGGAAATATATCGGTTTTGGGAAATATTTTCCTGATAAATGATTCGGTGTATGCGTAATATTAATATTAAAATATTATTGTTTATGCCCGTGCGCGACAAAAGCCGTCTGCAAAATGCCCGGTGCGGATTTGCAGACGGCTTTTGTGCGGTTTTGCGGTATCGAGACGGTCAAATCCGGCGGAAAAACAGATTAGCGGTCGATAACGATGCCGCTGCTTTTGTTTTTTTTCTCTTCATCGAGTTTCTTTTGCAGCGTGTCGCAGGGAGTATCGCAATCACAGGCTTTTTCCAAACCCAGTGCGGAAATACCGCCGCAACTGCCTTTGATGGAGCGTTTGGAAAAAATATAACCCAGTGCCATGCCGAAGATGACCAGCAGGAAAAGACCGAACGTCAGGAAAATGGTTTTCATGGAGTATCCTATTGCAGTAATTTTTGGAAGGCGGGCGACATTTCGGTACGGTAGCCGCCGTTGTCCCGAATAATCATCAATACCGCCAAATCGAGCTTGCGGGCAAGATTGAGCGCGTCTTCTTCTCCCAATACGAATAAAGCGGTGGAAAGGCCGTCTGCAGTTGCAGCACTGTCGGCAACCACGCTGATGGAAGCAAGTTTGTGGGAGATGGGGCGGCGTGTGTGCGGATGGATAATGTGCGACAGGCGGCGCCCTTGTTGGTCAACATGGAAATTGCGGTAATCGCCCGAGGTTGCCAAAGAGCGGTTGTCGAGCGGTATGATGACTTGCGTTGCCGTGCCTTGGGTGATGGCAGGTTGCTCGATGCCGACGCGCCATGCTTCGCCCTGTGCATTTTTGCCTTTTCCGCGCAATTCGCCGCCAATTTCGACTAAATAGTTGCCGATGCCTGCCTGTTCGAGATGTTTGGCGAGTTTGTCCACGCCGAAGCCTTTGGCGATAGACGATAAATCCAAATAGACATCGGGGCGGGTTTTGCTCAAGGTATTGCCGCCGTCTTGTTTCAGGATAATTTTATCCGCGCCGGTTTGTGCTGCCGCCTGTTCGATTTCGGTGGCGGACGGTTCGCGCGTAATTTCTTTGTTCGGACCGAAGCCCCACAGGTTGACCAGCGGGCCGACGGTAATGTCCAATGCGCCGTTGGTTAGCGCGTTCAGGCGCAATGCCTCTGCGGTTACGGCGGCAAAATCGGCTGAAACGGGCATGGGTTTGCCGGTATCGTGCATTTGATTGAAGCGGCTGATTTCCGAATCGGCACGGTAAGTGGACATCTGGCGGTTCACTTCTTCCAAAAGCGCGTCAAGCTGCTGCTGTATTTCCTCGGGCGGGGTGCTGATGCCGTCTGCAAGATATTTGACGGTGTAGGTTGTCCCCATGGTTTCGCCTTGCAGGGTAACGGTGGCCGCTGTTTGTCGGGTGCAGGAAGCCAGCAGCACGCCGATGGCTGCAATCAGGAAGAAACGGAAAAAACGCGTAAAGGTCAAAGCCTTGGTTGAATATGCAGACGGCATTGTCGTGAAATCATCAGGCTTGTTCGGATAACACGGCTTCAATCAGCTCCATTGCGCCGTCGTCTGCCAGTTTTTTCGCAACGGCGCGGCCGAGTGTGTCGGCATATTCGGCAGGTGCTTGGGCTTCTGCCTGAAGCACGACTGAACCGTCGGGGTGTCCGACCAAGCCGCGCAGCGTCAGCAAGCCGTCTTGTTCGGTGCAATATGCCGCCAGCGGTACTTGGCAACTGCCGCCCAGCGCGCGGGCCAGTGCGCGTTCGGCGGTTACGCAGGAATGAGTAATGTCGTGGTTGAGCGGTGCCAATACGGGCAGCAAGTCGGTACGGTGTGCGGCGATTTCGATGCCGAGCGCGCCTTGTCCGGCAGCAGGCAGGCTGTCGGCTTCGGAGATAATCAGGCGGATTCGTTCGTCCAAGCCCAAGCGTTGCAGACCGGCGGCGGCGAGGATAATCGCGTCGTATTCGCCGTTGTCGAGTTTGCCCAAGCGGGTTTGCACGTTGCCGCGCAAGGGTTTGATGGTTAAGTGGGGATAACGGGCGCGCAGTTGGGCTTCGCGGCGCAGGCTGGAAGTGCCGACTACCGAGCCTTTGGGCAAATCTTCGAGACGCTCGTAGCGGTTGGATACGAATGCGTCAAACGGGTTGGCGCGCTCGCCGATGGCGGCCAGCGCGAAACCTTCGGGCAATTCCATGGGTACGTCTTTGATGGAGTGGACGGCCAAATCTGCACGTCCGTCCTGCAATGCTTGTTCCAATTCTTTGATAAACAAACCTTTTCCGCCGATTTTTGATAAGGTTTTGTCCAAAATCTGATCGCCGCGCGTAGTCATGCCGAGAATTTCGACTTCACATTCGGGATAGAGGTTTTTCAGGCGGCTACGGATATGTTCCGCCTGCCACATCGCAAGCAGGCTTTCGCGGCTGGCAATCACTAGTTTTTTCGGATTCATGGCGTTTGCACAGGGGTAAACAACAATGGGGTGAGTTTATCATATTTAACGCTTGACGGCTGGTTTTATGGTATATTCGCCTGACTAAAGATTGATTTTGACAACGAAACAAATTTATGAAACGTGCCAAGCGTTATCCGTTTTTGGCTTTGCAGCGCCGCCGCTTCAGCCTGAATTTTGAAAATGCTTCTTCTTTGGCGGATATGCCGTCTGAAAAAGACTTCTACCGCTGGATTTGGCTGGCGTTGAAAGACCGCTTCCGCCGTGCGGACATCAGTCTGATTTTGCTCGATGAAGAAGAGGCGCGCGCCTACAACCGTGATTACCGCGGCAAAGATTATGCCACCAACGTATTGAGTTTCGCGCTCAACGAGGGAGAAATGCTGCCCGGCGAATGTGCAGACGGCCTGTACGGCGACTTGATTATCTGCCCGCAAGTGGTGGTTAAAGAGGCTGCCGAGCAGGGTAAAACAGCCGAACAGCATTTTGCACACCTGACGGTTCACGGCACGCTGCATCTGATGGGCTACGACCATATCGAAGAAGCCGAGGCCGAAGAAATGGAAGCCTTGGAAATCCGCCTGCTTGCGGCAGCAGGATACCCCAACCCCTACCAAGAGGACGAACTGTAAAATGGACGACACGCAGTCGAAACCGAATTTTTTTGAACGCATGGTTTCCCGTTTGGCCGGAGAGCCTGATTCTGCCGAAGACGTGCTCAGCCTGTTGCGTCAGGCGCACGGGCAGGAAGTATTTGATGCCGAAACCTTGTCGCGTTTGGAAAAAGTATTGGATTTTGCCGATTTGGAAGTGCGTGATGCCATGGTAACGCGCAGCCAGATGAACGTCATCAAAGAACACGACAGCTTGGAACGCATCGTTGCCTATGCGGTGGAAACCTCGCATTCCCGCTTCCCCGTTATCGGCGAAGACAAAGACGAAGTATTGGGGATTCTGCACGCGAAAGACCTGCTCAAGCATATTCTTACGCCCGAACAATTCAATCTGCAGGCGGTATTGCGCCCGGCAGCGTTTGTTCCGGAAGGAAAATCGCTCAATACGCTGCTGAAAGAGTTTCGCGAACAGCGCGGGCATATGGCGATTGTGATCGATGAATACGGCGGCGTATCGGGGCTGATTACTTTTGAAGACGTGATTGAGCAGATTATCGGCGAAATCGACGATGAATTTGACGAAGATGAAAGCGAAGACAATATTTTCGCCGTTTCTTCAGAGCGTTGGCGCATTAACGCTGTTACCGAAATCGAAGACATCAACGCTTTTTTCGGTACGGATTACAGCAACGAAGAAGTCGATACCATCGGCGGTTTGGTGATTCAGGAGTTGGAACACCTGCCGGTGCGCGGCGAGAAAGTCGTTATCGGACCGCTGCAGTTTACTGTTGCCCGCGCCGACAACCGCCGTCTGCATACTTTAATGGCGGTTAAAGTGAAAGAATGATGCAGGAGTGATTGAACACGGAATGTTTGGTGTTGCTCAAAGAGGGATTTGACCAAGCAGCCGAAGAGGCAAGTCTTCCCCCGCGCTGTTTGCTGCCTTGTTTCATTCGGTGTTGTTTTGCTATGAAACAGAAAAACAGTTAAAGGCCGTCTGTAAAATGCACCGCTTGTGTGCGGTATTTTGCAGACGGCCTTTTTTATAGTCATTTAAAATAAGAATGATACAGCGTTGCTTTGCCTTGCCGTACTATGTGTACTGTCTGCGGCTTCGCTGCCTTGTCTCATTCTTATTTTATTCGACTATATTTGCAGACGACAACTGCCATGCCGTAAGGGTGATGTATGCCTGTTATCTTTTTTCCGTTACGGAGCGTTGTGCGGCAGAGGTGTATCACGCGCTTATCCGGTTGCCGGTTTTCTTGCAGGCACTTAGGCGCGTTTTGGGTCGTTGGGGCGTAATTGTGCGGCCAAGCGGTCGAGAATGCCGTTAACGAATTTGTGCCCGTCCGTGCCGCCGAAGGTTTTGGTGACTTCAATGGCTTCGTTGATGATAACGGGGTAAGGGGTTTCCGGCATGGCGCTCAATTCATGGCATGCCATCAGTAAAACGGCGCGTTCGATGGGGCTGAGTTCTTTTTCGTCACGGTCGAGCAAGGGGCGGATGTGCGCCATGTAGTCGGCGGTGTTGGCGGCGGCACC
The nucleotide sequence above comes from Neisseria animalis. Encoded proteins:
- a CDS encoding DASS family sodium-coupled anion symporter; protein product: MDKLGFKPIPSAIAVGLALLIWFVIPVPEGVSPQAWHLLAMFVGMIAAIIGKAMPIGALSIVAIMLVALTGVTTEKSSDAMKDALSSFSSPLIWLIGVAIMISRGILKTGLGARFGYLFIAVWGKKTLGIGYSLAISELMLAPVTPSNTARGGGIIHPVMKAIAASYDSDPEKNTQNRMGKYLALVNYHGNPISSAMFITATAPNPLVVDIVAKATNSDISLSWGTWAVAMLLPGLVAMAVMPLVLYLMYPPEIKETPNAAQFAKENLKQMGPMSRGEIIMLGIFALLLTLWAGIPAMLFGEEFAVNATTTAFIGLALLLLSGVLTWDDILKEKSAWDTITWFAALVMMATFLNKLGLIGWFSGVLETGIGALGLGWAGASALLLLAYLYAHYMFASTTAHITAMFAAFYATGVALGAPPMLFALLMAAASSIMMTLTHYATGTSPVIFGSGFTTLSEWWKAGFVMSVVNLLIFAVVGGIWWKVLGYW
- a CDS encoding DegQ family serine endoprotease, with amino-acid sequence MTASALALSGCGWFGSDEEPQEKELVQRIEPSEKDGSVQMLLPDFAQLVQNEGPAVVNIQAAKAPRNAADSSMDLNQVPESDPFYEFFKRLVPNVPEIPQDEEADANFGSGFVISQDGYILTNAHVVSGKGNIKVLLNDKREYPAKLIGSDAQSDVALLKIEATGLPTVKIGNPKNLRPGDWVAAIGAPFGFDNSVTAGIVSAKGRSLPNENYTPFIQTDVAINPGNSGGPLFDLKGQVVGINSQIYSRSGGFMGISFAIPIDVAMNVAEQLKTTGKVQRGQLGVIIQEVSYDLAQSFGLEKASGALIAKVMPNSPAAQAGLQVGDIVRSVNGEEVRSSSDLPVMVGAMPPGTEVALELWRKGEKVSVKVTLGSTNTASQIGAATPDNPNQPAEVQGFAVEEAGLVLQIVSGGNKPRLIVNRVSGAAERAGLKRGDEIIAVGQIAVDSEAAFREALANSGKNVPLLVQRGGDTLFLALNLQ
- the nagZ gene encoding beta-N-acetylhexosaminidase, with the translated sequence MTTPNLPRGPVMADVHAFRLTEEEKQRLLDPAVGGVILFRRNFENVAQLKKLVNEIKSLRTPELIIAVDHEGGRVQRFIDGFTRLPAMNVLGEMWDNEGPETAKATAEKIGRVLATELSACGIDLSFTPVLDLNWGQCAVIGNRSFHRDAEIVTELALALQKGLNQGGMKSCGKHFPGHGFVEGDSHHVLPRDDRSLTELEAADIIPFSKLSDAGMAAVMPAHVVYPQVDSNPAGFSEKWLKTILRDNIGFTGVIFSDDLTMEGACGVGGIKERAEISFAAGCDIVLVCNRPDLVDELRHNFQAPANPELANRWQYMANTLTAEQAQAIMETAEFKAAQALTAQLATPKDTAGGVKVGEAF
- the hemC gene encoding hydroxymethylbilane synthase yields the protein MNPKKLVIASRESLLAMWQAEHIRSRLKNLYPECEVEILGMTTRGDQILDKTLSKIGGKGLFIKELEQALQDGRADLAVHSIKDVPMELPEGFALAAIGERANPFDAFVSNRYERLEDLPKGSVVGTSSLRREAQLRARYPHLTIKPLRGNVQTRLGKLDNGEYDAIILAAAGLQRLGLDERIRLIISEADSLPAAGQGALGIEIAAHRTDLLPVLAPLNHDITHSCVTAERALARALGGSCQVPLAAYCTEQDGLLTLRGLVGHPDGSVVLQAEAQAPAEYADTLGRAVAKKLADDGAMELIEAVLSEQA
- a CDS encoding HlyC/CorC family transporter, which translates into the protein MDDTQSKPNFFERMVSRLAGEPDSAEDVLSLLRQAHGQEVFDAETLSRLEKVLDFADLEVRDAMVTRSQMNVIKEHDSLERIVAYAVETSHSRFPVIGEDKDEVLGILHAKDLLKHILTPEQFNLQAVLRPAAFVPEGKSLNTLLKEFREQRGHMAIVIDEYGGVSGLITFEDVIEQIIGEIDDEFDEDESEDNIFAVSSERWRINAVTEIEDINAFFGTDYSNEEVDTIGGLVIQELEHLPVRGEKVVIGPLQFTVARADNRRLHTLMAVKVKE
- the nusB gene encoding transcription antitermination factor NusB, with product MKTPRRRARELAVQALYQSNINHTAAPEVAKNIRDLHDFDKADEELFTKLFFGAAANTADYMAHIRPLLDRDEKELSPIERAVLLMACHELSAMPETPYPVIINEAIEVTKTFGGTDGHKFVNGILDRLAAQLRPNDPKRA
- a CDS encoding Na+/H+ antiporter NhaC family protein; the encoded protein is MQLVDYSHSVLSVVPAFLALALAVITRRVLLSLGIGVIVGVLLLTGGNPLDGLTHLKNLAVSLTWADGAWALDKPKILLFLLLLGIFTSLLTFSGSNQAFADWAKRHIKNRRGAKLLTACLVFVTFIDDYFHSLAVGAIARPVTDKFKVSRAKLAYILDSTAAPMCVLMPVSSWGASIIATIAGLLVTYNITGYTPIGAFVSMSLMNYYALFALIMVFVVAYFSFDIGSMARLERAALKENHVAHENADGKTGRVYALIIPVAVLIASTLASMMYTGAQALETFSILGAFENTDVNTSLVFGGVCGILAVLLCTFGKIDTADYPRAVWVGMKSMFGAITILILAWLISSVVSDMKTGEYLSTLVAGNINPGFLPLILFLLGSVMAFATGTSWGTFGIMLPIAAAMAVKIDPSLIIPCMSAVMAGAVCGDHCSPISDTTILSSTGAQCNHIDHVTTQLPYALTVAAASAVGFLTLGFTQSALLGFAVTGVSLAVLILLLRNKQTA
- a CDS encoding FAD:protein FMN transferase, translating into MPSAYSTKALTFTRFFRFFLIAAIGVLLASCTRQTAATVTLQGETMGTTYTVKYLADGISTPPEEIQQQLDALLEEVNRQMSTYRADSEISRFNQMHDTGKPMPVSADFAAVTAEALRLNALTNGALDITVGPLVNLWGFGPNKEITREPSATEIEQAAAQTGADKIILKQDGGNTLSKTRPDVYLDLSSIAKGFGVDKLAKHLEQAGIGNYLVEIGGELRGKGKNAQGEAWRVGIEQPAITQGTATQVIIPLDNRSLATSGDYRNFHVDQQGRRLSHIIHPHTRRPISHKLASISVVADSAATADGLSTALFVLGEEDALNLARKLDLAVLMIIRDNGGYRTEMSPAFQKLLQ
- the nqrM gene encoding (Na+)-NQR maturation NqrM; translated protein: MKTIFLTFGLFLLVIFGMALGYIFSKRSIKGSCGGISALGLEKACDCDTPCDTLQKKLDEEKKNKSSGIVIDR
- the ybeY gene encoding rRNA maturation RNase YbeY; this translates as MKRAKRYPFLALQRRRFSLNFENASSLADMPSEKDFYRWIWLALKDRFRRADISLILLDEEEARAYNRDYRGKDYATNVLSFALNEGEMLPGECADGLYGDLIICPQVVVKEAAEQGKTAEQHFAHLTVHGTLHLMGYDHIEEAEAEEMEALEIRLLAAAGYPNPYQEDEL